From the Finegoldia magna ATCC 29328 genome, the window TGCCGAGTCCTTTTGATTTCCCCTTATAAGGTTGCGTGACCTTGGATTCATCAACTCCATTTGCGTGAAACCACAACTGTACGCCCATTATTCCAAATTCTCTTTTCAAAATATCGGGGTTGGAATTTGCGAGGTCTCTCACTGAAAAAATACACAATTTATTCAATCTTCGTTTCGTTCTTTCGCCGATTCCCCAAAAATCTGTCAAATCTGGAATATTCCACACTTTTTCTTCAACATCCTCATAAGACCAATTTGCCCTCATATTCACAGTTTTCTTCGCTTCATTGTCCAGTGCAAGCTTTGCCAACAGAGGATTGGAATTACTCATTCCAACTGTAGAGTACAAGCCAGTTTTGTTTCTGATTTCGTTTTGAATTCTAGAAGATATCAAATCCAATTTGTCCTTGCGAGATATTTTTGTATCGGGAACGAAATAATTCAAGCTGGTTGTCAAATCGATAAATCCCTCGTCGATAGAGTAGGGAAGAATCTCGTCTTTCGCTGCGTAATTCATAAAAATCTTCTGAATTTTCAAATTCTCCTCGATGTACAAAGCCATTCTTGGAGGAACGATGACGGTGTTTTTCGCCCAAGTTTCGATGTAATTTACATATGAATCGGTGATGGGTAAATTCTGTCTGAGAGCTGATTGGAAGTTAAACTTCCTATCGTGGACGTGAAAAGGCAAATCAAAAGCCCTACCGACGTTTTTTTTCCCGAAAACTTTCTTGAAAGTAGGAGAGCTTGCGAGAATTAATCCGCTCGCATTGTCGGAATTACTCATAACGCAAAGAGAAGTTGTCAAGGGATTCAGATTTCTCTTGACGCATTCTACACTTGCATAAAAACTTTTGATATCCACAAAAGCAATATCGGATTTTGGCTCCAAAGAGTAATCTATAAGTCCCATAACAACCTCCTTACTCGTCATCCAACGGACTGTAATCTTCCAAAAAAGTCGATTTTGGATTTTCAATATAGCAAATATCTGTGGGAAACTTGTTCAACTTCACCATCTCAGATATTTTCAAATTCAACAAATTAATATCCACACCCAACTTGTAGGCCATAGTCTTGTCGTCAGTGTACTCGCGCATCGTCTTGATCAAATCCTCATCCGAAATCAAAAGATGAGCTGCGAAAATATTCGCTTCATTTTCAAACACATCTGTAGGATTGAACACCTTGTTCTCGTGAAAAGCGTGACCATCAATGCAGTATTGCCTGTGGAGTTGGTCGTGGCCAATCTCGTGAGCCAATACGATTTTTTTCAAACTTCCAATGTTGTTCGCAATCAAAATAACCCTGTTACGAAGAATTACCTGATACACTCCCAAAAGTTTGGACGGACTATCGATATAATGAAGCTTAATTCCCAACAAATCCAAAAGCTCATCGGGATTTCTGGTGTGGTATTTTTCAACCAAATTATTTACCTTATCATATATCCATCTATTGTACATAAAACTACCTTTTATTCTTGTTTTTTCCGTATTTTTTATTCTCTAATTTGGCTTCGTAATACGCCTCAGCAATTGCGTTGAAAAGTTTGTCCTTGTCTTCTTCCGGAAGAGAACCTCCAGCGAAAAGCCCCGACAAATTATCCACCAAATTCTCCGCATCTTTCTTACCAGAATATCCAAATTTTTTAGCAGAATCCAGCACGAAATTATCCTCAACAGTCAACAAGAAATTGATGTCAACATTGAAAAACTCGGCGATTTTCTTGTACATATCTTGCGTACGAGGGCGAGTGCCTTTAGTTTCGTAGTTGCTTATAGTCTTCAAAGTCACGCCAAGCTTGTCCGCAAGTTCTGTCTGAGTGAGACCTCTGTCTTCTCTAAGTTGTTTTAATTTTGAACCAAAGCTCATTTGATTTCCTCCATAAATAAAATTAGAAGTTCAAATACAAAATATGAACTGTAACTACTAATATTATAATTTAA encodes:
- a CDS encoding helix-turn-helix domain-containing protein; translated protein: MSFGSKLKQLREDRGLTQTELADKLGVTLKTISNYETKGTRPRTQDMYKKIAEFFNVDINFLLTVEDNFVLDSAKKFGYSGKKDAENLVDNLSGLFAGGSLPEEDKDKLFNAIAEAYYEAKLENKKYGKNKNKR
- a CDS encoding ImmA/IrrE family metallo-endopeptidase, which gives rise to MYNRWIYDKVNNLVEKYHTRNPDELLDLLGIKLHYIDSPSKLLGVYQVILRNRVILIANNIGSLKKIVLAHEIGHDQLHRQYCIDGHAFHENKVFNPTDVFENEANIFAAHLLISDEDLIKTMREYTDDKTMAYKLGVDINLLNLKISEMVKLNKFPTDICYIENPKSTFLEDYSPLDDE
- a CDS encoding Y-family DNA polymerase — its product is MGLIDYSLEPKSDIAFVDIKSFYASVECVKRNLNPLTTSLCVMSNSDNASGLILASSPTFKKVFGKKNVGRAFDLPFHVHDRKFNFQSALRQNLPITDSYVNYIETWAKNTVIVPPRMALYIEENLKIQKIFMNYAAKDEILPYSIDEGFIDLTTSLNYFVPDTKISRKDKLDLISSRIQNEIRNKTGLYSTVGMSNSNPLLAKLALDNEAKKTVNMRANWSYEDVEEKVWNIPDLTDFWGIGERTKRRLNKLCIFSVRDLANSNPDILKREFGIMGVQLWFHANGVDESKVTQPYKGKSKGLGNSQVLPKDYSKKSEIEIVLKEIAEQVAIRIRRIKKKATVVSIYVGYSLKENKKSIHAQKTISPSQSTAQLTKHVMELFHQKYQGGSVRRLGVSYENLVDEACISFSLFEDIEKIEKQKNLESAIDEIRDKYGFTSIQKATSLMEGSRVIERSKLIGGHCGGMDGTYDY